The following proteins are co-located in the Microplitis demolitor isolate Queensland-Clemson2020A chromosome 3, iyMicDemo2.1a, whole genome shotgun sequence genome:
- the LOC103569009 gene encoding adipocyte plasma membrane-associated protein Hemomucin-like, with protein sequence MNTPMMGMKPSKRPQSLQTQIPSPSNQMQSSLNVKPPSPMTSKPSQSPTPEQMITTKSKPTSPMTMTTIKPKPMSTTSTAKPTSTGQTEAKPSSSTGQPPNGQMNSAKPTNGPISATKPGTTSNNNTDITKPSEPTTTHQTSLMKAPKSTSSTKIYSTKSPK encoded by the coding sequence ATGAATACTCCAATGATGGGAATGAAGCCTTCAAAGCGTCCACAAAGTCTACAAACTCAAATCCCGTCACCATCAAATCAGATGCAATCTTCATTAAATGTTAAGCCTCCGAGTCCGATGACTTCTAAACCATCGCAATCACCAACGCCTGAACAAATGATAACCACTAAATCAAAACCAACTAGTCCTATGACAATGACGACAATTAAACCTAAACCAATGTCTACTACAAGTACAGCCAAACCAACTTCTACTGGACAAACGGAAGCTAAACCTTCTTCTTCAACTGGGCAACCTCCTAATGGACAAATGAATTCTGCGAAACCTACTAATGGTCCAATTAGTGCTACAAAACCTGGAACAACTTCGAATAATAATACGGATATCACAAAACCTTCTGAACCAACTACGACTCATCAAACTAGTCTAATGAAGGCTCCTAAATCAACTTCAAGTACTAAAATATACTCTACAAAATCTcctaagtaa
- the LOC103580688 gene encoding uncharacterized protein LOC103580688 produces the protein MTRYFNTLLTTVIINLLFLKNISNTIIINKSHDEWKNVTDTYLRQSSTNNLNSTAIVSTTIATTTENNERACKCGGGLCSCCSKLLYDRWKQKACVEVTYDPDEFSFTAKIMFNDRVLYTRSVSGKNPRPICVPFPRIPLVRACVRFYNIYFQGRNVHMCVSMEGKFDDTTLVKAGLDCIRLGANGVAIVRPEDGTGLGQLEFLPDSPEDNAQDYNNDNESDEDDDDDDDSDEYY, from the exons atgaCTCGATACTTTAACACTTTATTGAcaacagtaattattaatttattgtttttaaaaaatataagtaacacaattataataaataagtcaCATGATGAATGGAAAAATGTAACAGACACTTATTTAAGACAATCAAgtacgaataatttaaatagtacgGCAATAGTGTCAACGACTATTGCTACGACGacagaaaataatgaaagagCATGTAAATGTGGCGGCGGTTTATGTTCTTGTTGCTCAAAATTATTGTACGACAGATGGAAACAAAAAGCGTGTGTTGAAGTAACTTATGATCCAGACGAGTTCAGTTTTACGgctaaaataatgtttaacgACCGCGTATTGTATACAAGAAGCGTATCCGGTAAAAATCCGCGGCCTATTTGTGTTCCTTTTCCTCGTATTCCGCTGGTGAGGGCTTGCGTTagattttacaatatttattttcaaggaCGTAATGTACATATGTGCGTTAGTATGGAGGGAAAGTTCGATGACACGACTCTGGTTAAG gctGGATTAGATTGTATAAGACTTGGAGCTAATGGTGTAGCTATTGTCCGACCAGAAGATGGTACAGGATTAGGACAATTAGAATTTTTACCTGATTCACCAGAAGATAATGCGCAAGATTATAATAACGACAATGAAAGTGATGaagatgatgacgatgatgacgACAGCgatgaatattattaa
- the LOC103580690 gene encoding probable U3 small nucleolar RNA-associated protein 11 yields MSSWKKAAKAGQKTHRERHQPESRQHLGLLEKKKDYKLRAQDYNEKQATLKLLKKRALNKNPDEFYFHMINSKMDKGVHREKEKKEEHTIDQIRLMETQDLKYISHKRHLEARQIEKLQSQLHMIDVANQTPNNHIFFVDDDEEAKNFDVAKRLETHPALLSRKTNRPKLSALKKVKLPELDEATIAKVEQQKHMAYTELRKRIERETGLTIVQQKLEMRRALKDRTLDKPKVIKQGSKTSAPVYKWKLQRKK; encoded by the coding sequence atgtcatcgTGGAAAAAAGCAGCAAAAGCTGGTCAGAAGACTCACCGTGAACGTCATCAACCGGAGTCACGTCAACACTTGGGTCTTTTAGAGAAGAAAAAGGATTATAAATTACGTGCACAAGACTACAATGAAAAACAGGCGACTTTGAAGCTTCTGAAAAAGCGGGCGTTGAATAAAAATCCAGAcgagttttattttcatatgatTAATTCGAAAATGGATAAAGGAGTTCacagagagaaagaaaaaaaagaagagcACACAATTGACCAGATAAGATTAATGGAGACGCAGGATTTGAAGTATATCTCTCACAAAAGACATTTAGAGGCACGTCAAATTGAAAAACTCCAGAGTCAATTGCACATGATTGACGTAGCAAACCAAACACCAaacaatcatatatttttcgttGATGATGACGAGgaagctaaaaattttgacgtaGCTAAACGTCTTGAAACTCATCCCGCGCTTTTATCTCGAAAGACAAATCGTCCTAAGTTAAGTGCTCTGAAGAAAGTTAAATTACCTGAATTAGATGAAGCGACAATTGCAAAAGTTGAGCAGCAAAAACACATGGCTTATACGGAATTACGTAAGCGAATTGAACGTGAAACTGGATTAACAATTGTTCAACAGAAATTAGAAATGCGTCGTGCGTTAAAAGATAGAACTTTGGATAAACCTAAAGTTATTAAACAAGGTTCGAAAACATCAGCACCAGTTTACAAATGGAAGTTACAGcgtaaaaagtaa